One window of the Benincasa hispida cultivar B227 chromosome 3, ASM972705v1, whole genome shotgun sequence genome contains the following:
- the LOC120074264 gene encoding protein SSUH2 homolog, with product MEEPLISENRSDLGDRGRDQLNPYQYLRTTGSANPTDSFAGTQVSVEEIRSAPNISNYYPPSLHGALVSSPEPDPRDQGLFYQGGYAGESARTNNDFGRQILDEVEIRELLIDHVGHRCCWGSRPARRWKISAVEDCNVYVGTLDTFIEERDVIKETEPCRGGSIDGRNNGPELGIWELDLKSEFPLLFVPSKESRKRIPHSETVEKCSVCAGRGDLVCPTCNADQEPGFYVENHMVQCPSCYGRGLIAHRDGSDTICAKCDGKGKLPCATCGSRGLIKCETCQHSGSLLTRSIAVVRWRTLSTRKVRAMSGAASVPDEVFHRAKGVQLCNTQAYQCTPAFFADFFFLNKFSSEVIADRAPISPTARVICERHIISVVPVTRVTMADRGKFFSFYIVGLSKEVYLKDYYPSRFCWGLCPCLEWLKV from the exons ATGGAGGAACCTTTGATTTCAG AAAATCGAAGTGATTTGGGAGATAGAGGGAGGGATCAGTTGAATCCTTATCAGTACTTGAGAACAACAGGCTCTGCGAACCCTACCGATTCATTTGCAGGAACCCAAGTTAGCGTCGAAGAAATTCGATCGGCGCCTAATATTTCTAATTATTACCCGCCTTCTCTTCATGGCGCATTGGTTAGTTCGCCAGAGCCTGATCCTAGAG ATCAAGGGCTCTTTTATCAAGGTGGATATGCAGGAGAGTCTGCTCGAACCAATAATGATTTTGGAAG ACAAATATTGGATGAAGTAGAGATAAGAGAACTGCTTATTGATCATGTTGGTCATCGTTGTTGCTGGGGAAGTCGCCCTGCTCGTAGGTGGAAGATTAGTGCTGTGGAAGACTGTAATGTTTATGTGGGAACTCTGGATACTTTTATTGAGGAAAGGGATGTTATAAAAGAGACTGAGCCATGTAGAGGTGGCTCGATTGATGGAAGAAACAATGGACCTGAACTTGGAATCTGGGAATTGGATTTGAAATCTGAGTTCCCACTTCTTTTTGTACCTTCTAAAGAATCAAGGAAAAGAATTCCTCATTCAGAAACCGTCGAGAAGTGTTCAG TCTGTGCAGGACGAGGAGATCTTGTATGTCCGACATGTAACGCAGATCAAGAACCTGGGTTTTATGTTGAAAATCATATGGTTCAATGCCCTTCTTGTTATGGTCGGGGTTTGATTGCTCATAGAGATGGATCTGACACCAT ATGTGCAAAATGTGATGGCAAGGGAAAACTTCCTTGTGCAACCTGCGGATCTCGTGGCCTGATTAAGTGTGAGACATGCCAACATAGTGGTTCTCTTCTGACTCGGAGTATCGCGGTGGTTAGATG GAGGACACTTTCAACTCGAAAAGTAAGGGCTATGAGTGGAGCAGCATCTGTACCCGACGAAGTGTTCCACAGAGCCAAAGGAGTCCAGTTATGCAACACACAAGCCTATCAATGTACTCCAGCTTTCTTTGCagatttcttcttcctcaacaaGTTCTCTTCTGAAGTCATAGCAGACCGAGCACCTATCTCTCCCACTGCACGTGTCATATGCGAACGACATATTATCTCAGTTGTACCAGTGACCCGTGTCACAATGGCTGACCGTGGAAAGTTCTTCAGTTTCTACATTGTTGGTTTGAGTAAGGAAGTTTACTTGAAGGATTACTACCCTTCAAGATTCTGTTGGGGGCTGTGTCCTTGCTTGGAGTGGCTGAAGgtgtaa
- the LOC120072643 gene encoding mitochondrial uncoupling protein 1, with protein sequence MVADSKGKSDISFAGTFASSAFAACFAEVCTIPLDTAKVRLQLQKKAVAGDVLPKYRGMLGTVATIAREEGLASLWKGIVPGLHRQCVFGGLRIGMYEPVKNFYVGSDFVGDVPLSKKILAALTTGALGITVANPTDLVKVRLQAEGKLPPGVPRRYSGALNAYSTIVRQEGIGALWTGIGPNIARNAIINAAELASYDQVKQTILKIPGFTDNVVTHLLAGLGAGFFAVCIGSPVDVVKSRMMGDSAYKSTLDCFIKTLRNDGPLAFYKGFIPNFGRLGSWNVIMFLTLEQAKKFVRNIESSS encoded by the exons ATGGTAGCCGATTCGAAAGGCAAATCGGACATCTCATTCGCTGGCACCTTCGCCAGCAGTGCTTTCGCTGCTTGTTTCGCTGAG GTATGTACGATTCCTCTAGACACTGCCAAGGTTAGGCTTCAGTTACAAAAGAAAGCTGTTGCGGGAGATGTCTTACCGAAGTATAGAGGCATGCTGGGCACTGTTGCAACCATAGCCAGAGAAGAAGGTTTGGCATCGTTGTGGAAAGGCATTGTTCCCGGATTGCATCGTCAGTGCGTGTTTGGTGGCTTAAGGATTGGGATGTATGAGCCT GTCAAAAACTTTTATGTGGGCAGTGACTTTGTTGGTGATGTCCCTTTATCCAAGAAGATTCTTGCTGCACTGACAACTG GTGCTCTAGGAATCACAGTAGCAAATCCAACCGATCTTGTGAAAGTTAGACTTCAAGCGGAAGGAAAATTACCTCCTGGTGTGCCTAGGCGTTATTCTGGTGCATTGAATGCTTATTCAACTATTGTGAGACAG GAAGGAATTGGCGCTCTATGGACCGGCATTGGACCAAATATTGCAAGAAATGCAATTATAAATGCTGCAGAACTGGCCAGCTACGATCAAGTGAAACAG acaattttgaaaattccaGGTTTCACAGATAATGTTGTTACTCATCTTCTTGCTGGTCTTGGAGCAGGGTTTTTTGCTGTCTGCATTGGCTCGCCAGTGGACGTG GTGAAGTCAAGAATGATGGGAGATTCAGCTTACAAAAGCACACTTGATTGTTTCATCAAGACTTTAAGAAATGAT GGACCTCTGGCATTTTATAAGGGCTTTATCCCGAATTTTGGTCGGTTAGGATCATGGAATGTGATCATGTTCCTAACTCTAGAACAG GCCAAGAAGTTTGTGAGAAATATAGAATCTTCATCTTGA